One part of the Tunicatimonas pelagia genome encodes these proteins:
- a CDS encoding IS1/IS1595 family N-terminal zinc-binding domain-containing protein yields MTYPECPRCQSTSVVKSGIVNDRQRFKCKRCKYSFTVNKLGKQIDSYYVIKALQLYLEGISYREIERLLGVSHVSVMNWVRKYRIKAPTQQDYRPTYKVLNHAELSTFFSQPHNLQGAGMIVTEVGDKYMLIKWERFKD; encoded by the coding sequence TTGACCTATCCTGAGTGCCCCCGTTGCCAATCTACTTCCGTAGTGAAAAGTGGCATTGTGAACGATAGACAACGTTTTAAATGCAAACGCTGTAAATATTCATTTACTGTCAACAAGCTAGGTAAGCAAATTGATAGCTACTACGTCATCAAAGCATTGCAGCTCTACCTGGAGGGAATTAGCTATCGTGAAATTGAGCGGTTGCTCGGAGTCAGTCATGTTTCGGTAATGAACTGGGTACGCAAATACCGTATTAAAGCCCCCACTCAGCAAGACTACCGCCCCACTTATAAAGTCCTTAATCACGCTGAACTGAGCACATTTTTTTCTCAACCCCACAATCTTCAAGGAGCCGGTATGATTGTAACCGAAGTGGGTGATAAGTATATGCTCATTAAGTGGGAACGGTTTAAGGATTAA
- a CDS encoding DUF4212 domain-containing protein yields MDNSPKSLKNYWKKNVQYLLILLSVWFLVSYGFGVLFADALNNIQFGGFKLGFWFAQQGSIYVFVILIFVYVSLMNKLDKEFDVDEK; encoded by the coding sequence ATGGATAACTCACCTAAATCGCTCAAAAATTACTGGAAAAAGAATGTCCAGTACCTATTGATTCTACTCAGTGTTTGGTTTTTAGTCTCCTACGGATTTGGAGTCCTGTTTGCCGATGCGCTGAATAACATACAGTTTGGTGGCTTCAAACTGGGCTTCTGGTTCGCCCAACAAGGTTCCATCTACGTTTTCGTGATCCTCATCTTCGTATACGTCAGCCTGATGAATAAGCTCGACAAAGAATTCGACGTAGACGAGAAATAA
- a CDS encoding DUF5675 family protein, with the protein MKHVAALLFVALLTTVILLFLANPTLLEEIWLWIIGFIGYVILLLEKGFKAIVASVNPQSNRTKSLSTVTSPSLAIDNPLSQRVVELERKLEQEERVNNLASGSIMTVLRYLDDGHTSLGLIFLNKKFFAYTLEDTHQPEKVAGKTRIPSGTYQIEYRKQDTPLTESYRQRFPWFTYHLELKDVPSFKNIYIHIGNTHTDTDGCLLIADGVNASSSHKMITDSRLAFERLYKKISALLQIKEAVTIRIVDEDWFEQFQPQAI; encoded by the coding sequence TTGAAACACGTTGCAGCTTTACTTTTTGTAGCCCTTCTTACCACGGTAATACTTCTGTTTTTAGCAAACCCAACCTTGCTGGAAGAAATATGGCTCTGGATAATTGGTTTCATTGGCTACGTTATTTTATTACTGGAAAAGGGATTTAAAGCTATCGTAGCTTCCGTAAACCCCCAATCCAATAGAACAAAGTCGCTTTCTACGGTTACCTCCCCTTCTCTAGCTATTGATAATCCACTATCGCAACGAGTGGTAGAGCTAGAACGCAAACTTGAACAGGAAGAGAGAGTGAATAATCTTGCATCGGGCAGTATTATGACAGTTTTGCGCTACCTGGATGATGGCCATACTTCATTAGGGTTGATTTTCTTAAATAAGAAATTCTTTGCGTACACCTTAGAAGATACGCATCAACCAGAGAAAGTAGCGGGTAAAACCCGTATTCCTTCCGGAACCTACCAAATTGAATACAGAAAACAAGATACCCCCCTTACGGAAAGCTATCGCCAACGCTTCCCCTGGTTTACGTATCATCTGGAACTTAAAGACGTACCTAGCTTCAAAAATATTTACATCCATATTGGCAATACACATACTGATACCGATGGCTGCTTACTTATTGCCGATGGAGTAAATGCCTCCTCTTCTCATAAAATGATTACTGATTCTCGCCTAGCCTTCGAGCGACTATACAAAAAGATTAGCGCCCTGCTTCAAATCAAGGAAGCAGTAACAATTCGTATCGTAGACGAAGACTGGTTTGAGCAATTCCAACCACAAGCTATATGA
- a CDS encoding porin — translation MKKYQPLLFATLLLLTSGLSTQTAYAQGEQLEEKSKINYSYKPLTLNLSDDGLAYIRFIIWNQLWLQTNNLSGDENLRITPQIRRARILAFAQISPRFLVLSHFGMNSESPAGLDPLGENTNVSLFFHGVWGEYKLFDNHYAGLGLHYWNGLSRLTSQSTLNFMTLDAPIFNWAQLGLSDQFARHLGAYAKGEVGKFHYRVSLNQSLQSSLDVTRRGSVAEGAARYGGRFTTDSLRRANSELEVDNNAFVAQGYFNYNFLDMESHKLPYFVGTYLGTKKIFNVGFGFFHHQGGTVTGTTENDFEFYNVNHFAIDAFYDAPIGNNGSAVNALLAYYNYDFGPNYVKTAANPARSIATGNLFYAQLGYLLPGEGTQDRFMPYVTYANGDAEAFDANSQIFKLGLNYFMNGHNSKLTLEYQNTQTPTGGEQTADADILTLQLHVFL, via the coding sequence ATGAAAAAGTACCAGCCCCTTCTATTCGCTACTTTATTGCTATTGACTAGTGGACTTTCAACTCAAACTGCTTACGCCCAAGGTGAACAACTTGAAGAAAAGTCAAAGATAAACTACAGCTACAAACCACTCACCCTCAACCTTAGCGACGATGGCTTAGCCTATATCCGATTTATTATCTGGAATCAGCTATGGTTACAAACCAATAATTTAAGTGGAGATGAAAATCTGCGAATCACTCCCCAAATTCGTCGGGCGCGGATTTTGGCATTTGCCCAAATCTCACCCCGCTTTCTAGTACTGTCTCACTTCGGAATGAATTCTGAGTCTCCTGCTGGACTAGACCCTTTGGGTGAAAATACGAATGTCTCTCTATTCTTTCACGGTGTGTGGGGCGAATACAAACTCTTTGATAACCACTACGCTGGCTTGGGATTGCACTACTGGAATGGCTTATCACGTCTTACCAGTCAATCTACGCTAAACTTTATGACCTTAGATGCCCCCATCTTCAACTGGGCACAGCTTGGGTTGTCTGATCAGTTTGCCCGCCATCTGGGTGCCTACGCCAAGGGCGAAGTAGGCAAATTTCACTACCGGGTATCGTTGAACCAATCGCTACAGAGCAGCTTAGACGTAACCCGACGCGGTAGCGTTGCTGAGGGAGCTGCCCGCTACGGAGGACGATTTACAACGGATAGCTTACGACGAGCTAACAGTGAGTTGGAGGTAGATAACAATGCCTTCGTAGCCCAAGGATACTTCAACTATAATTTCCTAGATATGGAATCGCACAAGCTTCCTTATTTTGTGGGTACATACTTAGGGACAAAGAAAATCTTTAACGTTGGCTTTGGCTTCTTTCATCACCAGGGGGGAACCGTTACGGGTACAACGGAGAATGACTTTGAGTTTTATAATGTCAATCACTTTGCTATCGATGCTTTTTACGACGCGCCTATCGGGAATAATGGTTCTGCGGTTAATGCATTACTGGCTTACTATAATTATGACTTCGGCCCTAACTACGTGAAAACCGCCGCAAATCCGGCTCGAAGTATTGCTACCGGTAACCTGTTTTACGCTCAATTGGGCTATCTACTGCCCGGAGAAGGTACCCAAGACCGCTTTATGCCCTACGTGACCTACGCCAACGGTGATGCAGAAGCTTTTGATGCTAACTCTCAAATTTTTAAGCTGGGTCTTAACTACTTTATGAACGGACACAACAGCAAGTTAACGCTAGAATACCAAAATACGCAGACCCCTACGGGCGGAGAACAAACGGCAGATGCAGACATCCTTACCTTACAACTTCATGTATTCTTATAA
- the acs gene encoding acetate--CoA ligase — protein MSNKIQTLGGYIHEYQKSVQQPEQFWARVAESFYWRKNWDEIVTWNFDEPNVKWFVNGKLNITENILERHLFTQGDRPAIIWEPNNPEEENRTLTYRELHEQVCQFANVLKEQGVQKGDRVIIYMPMVPESAVAMLACARVGAVHSVVFAGFSATSLSDRINDCEAKVVLTSDGNFRGKKTIPVKAVVDEALENTSSIERVIVLKRTETEVTMQPGRDLWWHEVTEGVSSENKAEEMDSEDMLFILYTSGSTGKPKGVVHTCGGYMVYTHYTFENVFQYNRGDVYWCTADIGWITGHSYIVYGPLLAGATTLMFEGVPTYPDASRFWKVVDKYQVKQFYTAPTAIRALQAYGLEPLQDCSLKSLKVIGSVGEPINEEAWNWYRDHVGKGKCPLVDTWWQTETGGVLISPIPGVTPTKPGYATLPLPGVQPIIVDADGKELKGNSVQGNLCIKFPWPSMLRTTYGDHERCRQTYFSTYKGLYFTGDGVKRDEDGYYRILGRVDDVINVSGHRMGTAEVENAINEHPKVVESAVVGYPHDIKGQGIYAYVICDLTDRSEENLANEIRQTVSQIIGPIAKPDKIQLVPGLPKTRSGKIMRRILRKIAQGDTSNLGDTSTLLNPEVVSEIMEGEAS, from the coding sequence ATGAGCAACAAAATACAAACCCTAGGCGGCTACATCCACGAGTATCAAAAAAGTGTACAACAACCTGAACAGTTCTGGGCTCGAGTTGCTGAATCATTTTACTGGCGAAAGAATTGGGATGAGATAGTTACCTGGAACTTTGATGAGCCTAACGTAAAGTGGTTTGTCAACGGCAAACTGAATATTACCGAGAATATTCTCGAGCGTCATCTGTTCACCCAAGGTGATCGTCCGGCCATCATTTGGGAACCAAATAACCCCGAAGAAGAAAATCGTACCCTCACTTACCGCGAACTACACGAACAGGTTTGCCAGTTTGCCAATGTGCTCAAAGAGCAAGGCGTACAGAAGGGCGACCGAGTGATTATTTACATGCCAATGGTGCCCGAATCGGCAGTAGCGATGCTGGCTTGTGCCCGAGTTGGCGCAGTGCATTCGGTAGTATTTGCCGGGTTCTCCGCTACCTCTCTCTCCGACCGTATCAATGATTGTGAAGCGAAAGTGGTACTAACTTCCGACGGTAATTTCCGGGGTAAAAAAACCATTCCGGTGAAAGCCGTAGTGGATGAAGCACTAGAAAATACCAGTTCAATTGAGCGAGTGATTGTACTGAAGCGTACTGAAACTGAAGTTACCATGCAGCCCGGTCGAGATCTTTGGTGGCACGAAGTAACCGAAGGTGTGTCGAGTGAGAACAAAGCTGAGGAGATGGACTCGGAAGATATGCTGTTCATTCTGTATACCTCTGGTTCAACGGGCAAACCCAAAGGAGTGGTACATACTTGCGGTGGCTACATGGTATACACCCACTACACCTTTGAAAACGTCTTTCAGTACAATCGGGGAGATGTTTACTGGTGTACCGCGGATATTGGCTGGATTACCGGGCACTCTTACATTGTTTACGGCCCTCTACTGGCCGGAGCAACTACGCTGATGTTTGAAGGCGTTCCCACTTATCCCGACGCCAGTCGTTTTTGGAAAGTGGTGGATAAGTATCAGGTGAAACAGTTTTATACCGCTCCAACTGCTATCCGTGCCTTACAAGCCTATGGGCTGGAACCTTTACAAGACTGTTCGTTGAAATCGCTCAAGGTGATTGGCTCGGTAGGTGAACCCATTAACGAAGAAGCTTGGAACTGGTACCGCGACCATGTAGGTAAAGGAAAGTGCCCCTTAGTAGATACTTGGTGGCAAACTGAAACCGGAGGTGTGCTGATCTCACCTATCCCGGGAGTGACTCCTACCAAGCCGGGTTACGCAACCTTACCCCTCCCAGGTGTTCAACCCATTATTGTTGATGCTGACGGAAAAGAATTAAAAGGTAACAGTGTGCAAGGAAATCTGTGCATCAAGTTTCCTTGGCCTTCTATGCTCCGCACTACCTACGGAGACCATGAACGCTGCCGCCAAACCTACTTCTCGACCTACAAAGGACTCTACTTTACCGGAGATGGGGTGAAACGAGACGAGGACGGGTACTACCGAATTCTGGGTCGAGTAGACGATGTAATCAACGTATCTGGTCACCGTATGGGAACTGCTGAGGTAGAAAACGCTATTAACGAGCACCCTAAAGTGGTAGAATCTGCCGTAGTAGGTTACCCGCACGATATCAAAGGGCAAGGAATCTATGCCTACGTAATCTGTGACCTTACCGATCGTTCGGAAGAAAACCTGGCTAATGAAATCCGGCAAACCGTAAGTCAGATTATTGGCCCAATTGCCAAACCAGATAAAATTCAGCTAGTACCAGGTTTACCCAAGACTCGCTCGGGTAAAATCATGCGTCGTATTCTTCGCAAGATTGCCCAAGGAGATACCAGTAATTTAGGGGATACTTCTACCTTACTAAACCCTGAAGTGGTAAGCGAGATTATGGAAGGAGAAGCGAGTTAG
- a CDS encoding sodium:solute symporter family protein, which produces MDVQTWTYILVGLTFALYIGIAIWSRAGSTKEFYVAGGGVSPLANGMATAADWMSAASFISMAGLISFMGYDGAVYLMGWTGGYVLLALLLAPYLRKFGKFTVPDFIGDRYYSNMARTVAVICALFVSFTYVAGQMRGVGVVFSRFLEVDINLGVIIGMAIVFFYAVLGGMKGITYTQVAQYCVLIFAFMVPAIFISIQLTGHILPQVGFGSTLAGTDTFLLEKLDGLNQELGFAAYTNGSKSVFDVFCITAALMVGTAGLPHVIVRFFTVPRVKDARISAGYALVFIAILYTTAPAISAFARTNMINSVSNVAIDELPSWVTNWQSTGLITIEDKNNDGLVQYVADAEQNEFIPDRDIMVLANPEIANLPNWVIALVAAGGLAAALSTAAGLLLVISTSIAHDLVKKQLKPDISEKGELWAARGAAAVAVFVAGYFGVNPPDFVAAVVALAFGLAAASFFPAIIMGIFYKRMNKEGAITGMVVGLLTMIFYILKFKFGLLGGGTAEDWWFGISPEGFGFIAMLVNFVVSLVICQITAPPPADVQDLVEDIRYPRGAGEAVAH; this is translated from the coding sequence ATGGATGTACAAACTTGGACATATATTCTAGTAGGGCTCACTTTTGCCCTCTATATTGGTATCGCTATCTGGTCAAGAGCCGGATCTACCAAAGAATTTTACGTAGCTGGCGGAGGAGTTTCGCCTCTCGCTAACGGCATGGCAACCGCCGCCGATTGGATGTCAGCCGCCTCCTTCATCTCAATGGCCGGACTGATCTCCTTTATGGGCTACGACGGTGCCGTTTACCTTATGGGCTGGACGGGTGGCTACGTGCTACTAGCTTTACTTCTGGCTCCTTACCTGCGGAAGTTCGGTAAGTTCACCGTACCTGATTTCATCGGTGATCGTTACTATTCTAATATGGCGCGAACCGTGGCCGTGATCTGTGCTTTATTCGTTTCTTTTACGTATGTAGCCGGACAAATGCGCGGGGTAGGCGTGGTATTTTCCCGCTTCTTGGAAGTAGATATTAATCTGGGTGTAATCATCGGTATGGCAATCGTATTTTTCTACGCAGTACTGGGTGGCATGAAAGGTATTACTTACACTCAGGTTGCTCAATACTGCGTACTGATCTTTGCTTTTATGGTTCCGGCTATCTTTATTTCTATCCAACTTACCGGACATATTTTACCCCAAGTAGGTTTTGGTTCCACGCTGGCAGGCACTGATACTTTTTTGCTTGAAAAGTTAGATGGACTAAATCAAGAACTAGGGTTTGCTGCTTACACCAATGGTAGCAAAAGTGTGTTTGATGTATTTTGTATCACCGCAGCGCTCATGGTAGGTACTGCCGGGCTACCCCACGTGATTGTCCGCTTTTTCACCGTGCCTCGCGTGAAAGATGCCCGTATCTCGGCAGGTTATGCGTTAGTCTTTATCGCTATTCTGTACACCACTGCTCCTGCAATCTCCGCCTTTGCCCGCACCAATATGATTAACTCAGTATCTAATGTTGCCATTGATGAATTACCTAGCTGGGTTACCAACTGGCAGTCTACTGGCCTAATTACGATTGAGGACAAAAATAATGATGGTTTGGTGCAGTACGTAGCCGATGCGGAGCAAAACGAGTTTATACCTGACCGGGATATTATGGTGCTAGCCAATCCGGAGATTGCTAACCTTCCTAACTGGGTGATTGCCCTAGTAGCGGCTGGGGGACTGGCAGCCGCCCTATCGACCGCAGCTGGACTACTACTGGTTATTTCTACTTCTATCGCCCACGATTTGGTGAAGAAGCAGCTTAAACCAGATATTTCTGAGAAGGGTGAGCTTTGGGCAGCCCGGGGTGCAGCAGCCGTAGCGGTTTTTGTTGCGGGTTACTTTGGGGTGAACCCTCCCGACTTCGTAGCGGCAGTCGTGGCCTTGGCTTTCGGACTAGCCGCCGCCTCGTTCTTCCCGGCTATCATTATGGGTATCTTCTACAAGCGAATGAACAAAGAAGGAGCCATTACCGGAATGGTGGTTGGCCTACTGACAATGATTTTCTACATCCTGAAGTTTAAGTTTGGATTACTAGGCGGTGGCACTGCTGAAGACTGGTGGTTTGGTATTTCTCCCGAAGGCTTTGGCTTTATAGCAATGCTAGTCAACTTTGTGGTTTCGCTCGTGATATGCCAGATAACGGCCCCACCTCCGGCTGATGTACAAGATTTAGTGGAAGACATCCGCTACCCACGTGGTGCCGGGGAAGCCGTCGCCCATTAG